From the genome of Chanodichthys erythropterus isolate Z2021 chromosome 17, ASM2448905v1, whole genome shotgun sequence:
taatgatttttggcataaaaaaaaaaaaatctgtaattttgacccatataaTGTATTGTTAGCTATTGCTATAAATATACCCGTGttacttatgactggttttgtggtccaagGTATATTATATTACTACCTAGCAACAAATATTCAAATGAGTGCAGTCATTCGGTGACAGAAATGTGACTGATTCAGAAACTCAAGCGTTTGTGAGTCATTTTGAACCACTCAGCGACAAGAAAAGCAGTACaggatatacagtatatactattACACATGCTGTACGCGCTCTACTTCTCACTGTCACACTTACATCTCTATACCAGTTTGTGCCTTTGAAACTTTGTATTGCAGCACTCAGAAtgatttgtttgtgtttttgctttcataaaattatttgctacatgaataaatgcaaatataaattattgaaAGATGTGCTGATCATTTCAGTCAGTATGTCGCAGACACAATGCACACTTGAAAGGCTTGTAGACATTGCTGTAATTCCCTGTAGACATGAGATTGTGCTTTGAAGTTGGTTTAGACATTGTGCTCCTATGTTGAGAGAGAAAAAGTGGAGGCTGAATGTTTACACTGCGTTCACAGAGCTGAAGGGCCTCACTGTGAGCTGAAGCTGAAGAGGAGAAAGCATTTCAATCTTCTAATGTATCTATTGAACCTGTTCCACTAAATTTCCCATCTCTCTTTCTTTAGACAACTCTCATGCCTTCAAGACTGTCCctatttattcttttattttcctCATTCATTTACTGAGCCACAGCTGCTGCCAAAGCTTTGGGCAGAAATAAGCGAGGCTCCCGCGCTCTCTTGGCAGAACTACAGAAGGAAGAGGCGGAGGGAGAGAGTTTTTACCAGCAGATATTTTGGAATTGGATTTCCTTGTGGCTGTTATTGAATGTTATCCATAAACAGATAGATATTACAGTGCAAAAAACACTCTGGTCAATGTGTTGTGTTATCTGCAAAATCAAGTGAAGACTGATTAAACTGTAACGGATCCAAATGTGCTTGgcatatatacagtcaaaacaCTCTAAAATCTGACAACAGTCACTCACCCAGTCTCCACTGGCTTTTGCAGGAGGATGTCGGCCGTGCCGGGTGCATTCAGGACTGGTTTCGTCAGTCGGATTGGCTGAGGAGAGGCTGGCCTGGAGCTAGAAATATTCCTCAGAGCGTCTGGAAAACACAGGAGGTGTTACactgctgccatctggtggatATCACTGTCATGTCAGCTAAACAAAATGCAGAGCACATACTTGTCTGTCTCTCCGAGGACAAAGTGGGGAGATGCAGAGACTGACCTTCTAATGCTCCCAAAAGGACAACTGTCTATATGTATACCTACTTTTGTCAGTCTTCCTGTCTACTATGAATCAGGAATGAATGGCCTGTGAGGGTCCAGTGTCTCACCTGTGCCTTTTTCCCAAATGAGAGGGTCTGAGTATGAGATCATAGCAAAGCGTCGACGCACATCTTCCTGGTCTCTCTGAGAAACAAAATAGAGATTTGTGTATCAGGTGATTTAATACTTcaggtttattttaattaatttatttatttatttttgacccAATCAAAATGatgcaaaaataaattgttttttgtttttttttcagggggaaaatgttttaataaaaataaaattattaaataatacaatattattaaatataataatacaataataattaaaaaacaattaccTAATATAAAtcactattttaaaatgttaaataattataataataataattccatACTATAACTGTTATAACAAATTTTAATAACttcttaataataattttgtttctatttttaaccatttatatataataataataattataacaacaaaaaactaataaataatatataataaataataataaaagaaacatATCAAGTTCAGTCCATTCCATTACAAAAAGTGTGGCATCACTCCAAACTCACAAATCTTATAATCTATGCCTTTAGCTCCCACACACTGACCTCCATCTCCTCCATCCTCAGCAACATACTCTCTAACGTGGGACCCTGCAGCTGCCTCTCAGCATCAGTCTCGGCCACCTGCTGCCTCTCAGTCACCCACAGAGCTTGAGCTGCGTCCTCCAGAAGATCCTCCAGAAGAGCATCGCTTAGGACATCTGCCCTGGCCCCAGGCTGCCAGCATTTACAACACAGCACATTGTAATAGAGAGCTATGATTTTTATTTGTTGCTTAAGAGGTGAAAATGTTCAGATAAATCCTTCTCACGTTTTCTATTTTATGTGAACTTTTGTAAATTGAATATGGATTGAAAAGTCTCAGTGCTCATCCAGAAATATGAGAGTGAAAGAGTTTCTTACCTTATCTGCAACCTTCAGCCGCTCTCTGAAAGTGTGACTCCCTGCTTCAACCACCTGCCGTACAAGTGtgagacagaaaaaaagaaatgactGTCTACTCACATCAATGCTAACATACATGCACAACAGCTGTTCACAGTGTGCCCGAGgggaaaaatatacaaatattgggGGAAAAATGTCCCAATTGTCTTGCAAGAGATTATATCTCCAGCTGATAGACTCACTATGCCAGACATTGTTTAGGGGGAAAAATGTCATCAGATGTATGCATTTACCTGTGCTCGATCCAACAAAGGTTGAATTCTCTCTTTAACAGCACGCTCAGCTTTTTCCGCCCATTGTGTCGGAGAGCCCACTGTGGTCCTACCATGCCCACATATTAATACACATTAATGATAACATGCactcaaaaaattaaaagttcAAGTGAGCAATTAAAAAACTTTCCAAAGCAATCAATTTAAGAATTTTCAACAAAATTGTTTGACTAACATTTAGTTATGCCTACTGCACACAAAGTATTTTGAGCAGaatttttaatacatatttaaagttttttctAGCATACTACTTGAAAAAAGTGGTATATTTATTAAGTTAAATTAACTACACAGACAgatgaaaaatatttaattaaatttcagCTAGTTTGTCTAGATCTGGATTGCCATACATCATTATTCAAGTAGCCCCAATGTAAATGGATAGTCAATTTTGATTGCACCCAATTAAATTCAGCAGCAAAATGTTCAAGAAATGTATTGCATGAGCTCATTTTAATGAACTAGATTAAACAAGCacaataattcattttttgCATGCACGGTTCATGGAACCactagttaactataataatgaAGCAGCTGCTGTCATACCGGAGTTTGTTAATGCGGTCAGCCTCTTCTTTACTCAGACGATTCAGTTCTCGCAGTCTGTCTGCAGTCACCCGGTCCAACCAGGCTTgcctatttcaaataaacatacACACCAATGGACATCTACTGCGGTCCCATACTCAACAGTGAACATGGGCATCTCAGAGTTGAGGATCAGAGTGATGATTGTTTATATAAACTGAGCCTAGTGACcattatttatgaattatatttttatttctttggaAACTCCAGAGACATTTCTTAAATATCTGGAAGAGAGGGTTCCTGACATACCTGAGGGCTTCATTTTGGGCTTGTTTCCTATCATGTGTTGAAGGGCTGAGCTGTGTACTGGAATTGGTCTGTGGCTTCTGCTTTACAGGGCTCTTTTGAGGTGAGAACAGACATCTCGGCTCTGGCCGGCTAGACATAGCACtacacgtatatatatatatatatatatatatatattagtgaaTTCATATTAGTATAACACAAAGGTGCAAGCATGTCAAGTCTTGTGTGCAAGACAAATATGAATAAGTAATGGATAAGAGGGCTGGATGTACTGACTGTGGGCGAGGAGGAGAGTGAGGAGATGTTGGCATCCAAGGCACAGTGGCCTCTTTCTGGGGTACCTGGTTTTCCCTCAGTCGGGATGAGACAGTGGGCTGCTGGAAGCTGGCATCACGAAGATGACCTGCCTGCTGAATTTGAGGCATAGTGTGTCttttatatatctttttttgAAAACTGTCATctaaaattatcaaaaaaaaagatATCTACAAACATACACTATCATTAAAAAATTTCAGGATTTGGTAcgattttttattgtttatgaaAGTGTCTTACACTTATCAAGCCGtgctattgtgaaatattaaaaaaatacttttctattttaatatatattaacatgtaatttattcctgtgatggcaaagctgaattttcaccatcattactccagtcttcagttttccttcagaaatcattctaatatgctgatttgctgctcaagaaacatttctaattatcaatgttgaaaaagatgttatgcttaatatttttctggaAACAATGATACATttcttcaggattatttgacATTCAAAggtacagcatttatttgagataAACCTTTTATAACAATTTATAGCAATGTTTAATTGCTACTTTTGGCCAAAATATTGCCTCcttataaaagtattaatttctttaaaaaaaaaaaaaacacacacacacacacacacacacatactaaccccaaacttttgaacagtaatgtttCACATTAAAAAGTACTACTATAactaaaactataaataaattaattaattaataataaaagaaaaaccTTAATATGCTCTTGGTTGTTGGCACTGGTAGTTTTGTTGGGTTTCTGTGCTTCAGCCTCTCTGAGTTTTTCATTATGTATGAGGCTCTCTAGCCCCGCCTTCAGAACTTCATTGCGCTCCTTCACCAATGCCTGTGAGGTCCTGTGGGATTTCCCTGCCAGTCTGCTGCCtgcatatataaacaaaaatctcAGATTTTCTTTTGCAATACCCTGAAATCAAATAACTGCACAGGGAACAGCAAAGCTCGCTCTACAAATCACTTTcacataaaataaatcattcaaTATTGATTTTCTTTCCAAACACAGTGGAGCAGAAAagtatttgtaaatgtttggACAGTTGAGTCACataaaaaagaagatatttttaaaaatgtcaaaaaggaaaaaaataaataatacaaaaccCCCACAAAAAGTTGCTTGAGCTTTTCTAAGAaaaagtttgtttgtgttttaaataaaataaatgccacttatttttatgttttgttatataaTGCAAAGACTTTCATACACTTTTAAGTGTGGCTTAAAGgtttagtccacttttaaataaacttttcctgataatttactcacccccatgtcatcaaagatatccatgtctttctttcttcagtcgaaaagaaattaaagtttttgatgaaaacatttctggttaaaatgtataatttttttttttttttttaatgagtgattgtttctctagataagaccattatttctcgtctgggatcatgtagaacaatttgaagctgcagtgaaactaattttgaccttcaactgtttggtgctcattgaagtccactatatggaaaaaatcctggaatgtttttatcaaaaactttaatttcttttcgactgaagaaagaaagacatggactcttggatgacatggggtgagtaaattatcaggaaaagtttatttaaaagtggactaatcctttaaatacatttttggggTCACTGCACTTATATACAGAAACAACACTAAAAGGCTTTCAGAAAAATGACCATCACCTTGGTCGCCATGACTCACCACCAGGCTTTTTTGCAGCAGCTGGCTTTCGGGGTCTTTGTGAGGTCCTCTCAGCTGGGTCTCTGGCAGGACGGGGAGGGGACATGCTGCGGGCCCTGACCCAGGTCGAAGTCTTTTCCACTGGGTTGACAATCTGCAAATCTATGTCTCTTTTCCTGGGTGCCTCCTGCTTACTCAGTGCTGAGTCAAGTGTCTGAGGAATCAAAAACAAAAGAGCATTAAATAacgtttttatacatttttttccatttaagcATAGTGTGTACATAGTGTAAATCACCTCTAATTTCTGCAGGATGTCGAGGGCTGTCTCTGGTATGGCAGACCCTTGTCCCACCTGTACTTTGGCTGAACAGAGCGAGAGCTGGCGAATCAGCTGACCTAGCTCTTTGCAGTGGGTGGGCACTCTGCTCTCTGTGGGGTCTGACAGCTGGTTGATAAAAACCTGCATGGCTCTTACAGCTCCCCGATGAGCAGCAGCCAGCCTGTCCATTGCCCTGGACTGAGAAGACAATCACAGAAACATTTAGACCCCCTGCATGTATCATTCTTACACTTCAAAATCAAAATGATACTTTTTGATATTGATATGTTGGGCAAAATAAACTTTGGTACCTTTTTGGTGTGTTTGACATTCTGGGAACGCAGCTTGTCTAGATCCTCCTGTATTTCTTTAATCTTTGAAAAAAAAGCGAAAAAAATAATCCCGTGTTGAATCTCTAAAGCCACTTTTTCATGTCTGACAAATGACAGACCAGAAGTCATTCATTTCCAAAGGAAAGTAGCACAGGAGCTGCATGGTTTATCGTCCAAATGCGCACACCATGTGATGTATTCTAATCAAAACTGTAAACGTGAGGATTTTGTGTGAATATAAACGTGTGAGGTTAAAATTACCAAGATATTTTCACTAAAACATTTCGGTTACGAATAATtatgtttaaaataattattttatattattacacAAATATTTACGTTTATTAGAAGTAGAAAACCTACCGTGCTTTTCTTTCAAATGCATTGACGgtcatatttttgtgtgtatatttttatacatttattatttatttatttaaaaatgctgaATAAGCATAATTGTGAATAATTATGtccaaaataattattttctaaggtgtcccctgaatgtatctgtgaagtttcagctcaaaataacccatagatttgtttttattaatttttttaactgcctattttgaaccataattacatatgcactgattcaggctgcggcccctttaaatctccaaCTCCCCCgcccctgagctctcgactgccttaaacggcataaacaaagttcacacagctaatataaccctcaaatggatctttacaaaatgttcgtcattcatgctgtatgcatgtttcggatcatgtgagtatagtatttatttggatgtttacatttgattctgaatgagtttgaggctatatgctccgtggctaaagctaacattacacactgttggagagatttataaagaatgaagttgtgtttatgaattatacagactgcaagtgtttaataatgaaaatagcaacgactctttTCTCCGTgaataaagaaagaaacaatggtaactttaaccacatttaacagtacattatcaacatgctaatgaaacatttataaagacaatttacaaatatcactacaaatattatgatatcatgaatcatgtcagttattattgctccatctgccatttttcgctattgttcttgcttgcttacctattCTGATGATTCAggtgtgcacagatccagatgttattactggcttgtctaatgccttaaacatgagctggcatatgcaaatattgggggcgtacatattaatgatcccgactgttacgtaacagtcagtgttatgttgagattcgtctgtttttcggaggtcttttaaacaaatgagatttacataagaaggaggaaataatggtgtttgagactcactgtatgtcatttccatgtactcttgttattcatctatgacgaggtaaattaaatttttcattcgatggcacctttaaatatttcatattactGTGCTGCCATTGTGTACATGAATTGCAGTGCTTACAGACCTGCTGTTGTAACACATAGATGATACGTGCTGAACGGGCAGCCTGCTCCTGCCGCCGAATCTCCATCCTGTGCTTCTCATCAGGCTCCAGAACCTCCACCACACGTCCTGCAGAAAACCCCACATGCAAGCCTCttaaaaagtgaaaaatatatCATTTGGTTGACTAAGAATAATAAGAATACCTTTATTAGCCAACTGCTCTATCCTTTGAACATATGTGCTCAGTTCCTTCTGTAATTTACGGATCTCCTGGCTGAGCTGAGGTTCATTGCAGTTGACTCTCAGGTCAAGGTCTTTGGTGGGCGTCTGTCCCTGTTTAAGTTGGCTGTTGGGCTCCTGAGGAGTATAAACAAGCACCTGATGACCGTTTTTTATTTGCTTCTTTGGACCTGACATCTTTGGGTAGACCACATGAGGACTGCATTCTGTGTTGCTTCTTTCAGGGCTGATAATCTGGGATCTTTCCACTGGTTCAAGTGAGTTATGGCTGATGGATTCCTGTCGTTTCCTACGCAGATCTTTCTTGGCGAGTCTGATGGCAGCCTGCAGCCGCTCTTCTGAGAGGACTGAGAGGCGTAAGGAGCTGCTGCAGCTCTCCATATCATCCTGCCTTTCTGTACGGGGTATAAGTTTCTCTATCACGATGGGAGAAGGGGGTCCCACACGGGTGGCTCGGTTAAAAACACTGGGTGCCGCTATGTCATTGAACTGAAGCTGTAATCAGAATAATCAGAACCAATGAGAACCTTTTGCAGAAGAACACTACATGcagcattacattatattaacaacatagatagatagatctacctatctatctatttatctatatatatatatatatatatatatatatatatatatgtgtgtgtgtgtgtgtgtgtgtgtgtgtgtgtgtgtgtgtgtgtgtgtgtgtgtgtgtgtgtgtgtgtgtgtgtgtgtgtgtgtgtgtattgttaCAATAGTACTACCTGTGTTTGCAGACCAGCAATGTGAGACACAGAAGAGTCTTTTTTAATCCATTCACGGTTCACAGGGCCCATTTCACCAATTGCCATAGCAGATCCCCTTTGGAAATCAGAAATCATCCtgataaaaacttttttatgaGCTGTCTTGATGGAAATGATAAATTAAACCAATCCGGCTTGAGTAATCCTTCTTAGAGCAACTAACGTTAAGTCTCCACTGACTGACTGTTCCGAtcgattacaaaaaaaaagggaGATTGGTTTATCACACGAAAACACAGTAAATGGACGAGTAAACCCGTGGTATTATGTTTTAACATGACAGTCACTTGGTAAACAGCCGCCAAACTCAAAATTTGTTTATAGGAAGTGTCAGGCAGTTTAAAACACCGCCATGACAACAAAACACTTCTTCGTGATTTGTCTGTCAGCTGTAATAATTGAGTTCGGGCATGTTGTCGCCCCCTGCCGGTCTGACTTACTGCTCGCACTGCGGTCTGATGTGACCAAAAAAGTtgaatttattgaaataaataaatttgcaatcttttatttaaagattaacaatctttattttacatttaacgATAGTTaatctttaaatgtaaaattttgagttttaaataggcctattgaAATGAAGGCTATTGTTCATTTATTCATGTTgtcttataatttttttttttaatcaaacatacagaTGAAGACAAATCATAGCTTCAAAATACAAcagtttattttgtaaataaaaccaAAGCTATGAATAAAAAGACATTCAATTAAAACTGGGAGTCCATGAAGTTACTGGactgaaaaatatttgtaaatgtgTTTCAAACTAGGCTGAAAAAGTCATGTAAATTTATAAAATCTTAAGAAGATGTATAATATAGGGCATTTATAGCTACGCTACACAGCTGCTCTCTGCCCTCGTTTACTCTTCAATAAGCCCTGTCACCATGGAAACATGGCCAACCTCACCCAAGCGGTGAGTTTCTGCCACAGAAAGAAGACAGCGCACCTGAAGAGATGAGAATCAGAGCACGTGAAATATGGGACATATGAACAGAACAAACAATGGTGAGGGACAATGCAATATCGAGCTGTTTATGGAAAAATTAAATCAGGGCAGGGAGGggccgagagagagagagagagagagagagagagagagagagagagagagactcgcCTGAAGGCCTTTTTCACAAATCATTATTAAGCATGCAGACAATTCAAAAGCCCAGAAAGACACAGCACATATTGCATGAGGGTGGCACacaaatatgaatatatttgaTTATATTACTAATATGCATTCAGGAGACCACCCTGAGCTATGGTATGGAGCTGGGATATTTCTGCAGGCTATGAGGGAAGGGACAAAGACAAACATGAAGATTTCACACTTTAAGGCTCAATGGGAAAATTAGCTAGTTGGCAACCGGAAAACAGGCCTAAAACCATATGTGGTGCTTTTCCCGGTGGCCTCAGGTGTTTGCTGTGCAAATAAAATGTGTGTAGTTTGTTTCTGACTGAACATGTGATTTGCAATCCTTATGCACTGGAATATGATGAAGAGAAACGGCTCAAAGGACACAGAAAATGTCCCAGCGGCATCTTTCTGTCATCCACCCAGCTGGCTATCCCTGACCAGGTCACTAAAAACCCAGTTTTTGCATCAAAGGCTAAATTTTTCCCTGCCTGGCAAACAAATGGACCTTCATGTCACTTTGATTCCTGAACACAAATAGCAGCTTCTGGGGATGGATGTCACCTGAAGTGTTCCTAAACTTTGCCATTCACAGACCAAATTGTGCAAAACCATTGCTTCCTGGAGGAGGTGCAGAAGAGAACTTCCTTGGACTGGAAAAAATGAAAAGACGCAATTAGACTTTCAAGTGAAAGGCAGCTGGCCATGTACATGTTTTTTAATCTGTTTGCACAGTGTAATCAGAATTATGTTCGCACCACATCACATGTATTTGGGACACACCGCCGACACACTAACCCAGAGCTGAGACGTTTTTTTACCAGAGAATCACAGACAGGTCCACAGGCACTAATATCTGAAGACCAACCCTAATGaaaaatctttctttctttctagctatttatttgaactattaatttatgtattatttattcctTATGTATTACTTTGTTAAATTTGTTCAGGATATTCGTCATTTGCTGTTCCAGACTTGAGGCCAAATGCTTTAGTAAAGTTATGACAAAATTATGATGATAGTTGTTATTATGAAATATGCAAACAATACTGAttgtgaaattaattaatattgtgTGGATTGAAGAATGCAGTAGGTTTGTTTTGAGTGTCATATATTAATTTGTTGGAGGCCCTATTCAAATACTACATTATGTTCTCCTAGATTACTTTTATGTCAGTATGATTACTTTTAATCATAATATAGAAAGCTAAATATATGAAGTAATATTTCTACACCTTATTGTCTTTTTTGAAACCCAGATTCAGTGGTATTACATTGCCCTCTTGCGGATTCAAGAAGGCATTAAGTTGCTTGCCACAAATCTTAATATGGAAGTCCATTTCCACCTGATAATAAAGACACTTTGGTAAATCAtaataaattcagaattatgagataaaaagtctaaattttgggatactaagtcataaaaaaaagtaatgaaaaaagtcaaaattatgagaaaaagttgAAGAGatagaaaattatatttataaaaaaaaaaaagtttaaaaattatgtattattaaCAACATTCGGGATGAGCACTTTCAAATTACTACCCAATCATCACATCATTCCAACCAGCAGACaacaatcagtaatcaacatgTCTACCCAGTCAGCATAAGTGGAGGACTACATTAATATGCAGTCGAATCACCTATGATCGACAgtttttcagcatccctccaccaccccatctcctTGCCTGGTTATCTTCCTAAATAGAATACGGGGGGAGTATTTGTTATAATACAGAAGGGGACAAAGACGAAGAATACGCTGGAGACAGGTGAATAACTTCGatggagtccttgaggtaagcataaagATAAGTATGCGTTGACGAGACAGGGCAGTGACTGTGTGTGCTTCAAGTTTcaagtttactttatttatatagcacatttaaaacagcCGCAAGACTGACCAAAGTGCTTCACAAGAGAAACAGCATCATAAGAGTAGTAAGATCACATAAAAACATGCTATAACAAagcagaaaaaagaaataaaacacaaatagaAAATATAATAGGCAGGAATATAAAACCTAGTAGGCCAATGAAAACAGATGGGTTTTTAGAAGAGACTTAAAAATGGTCAGACTAGGGGCAGTTCGGATCTCCACTGGCAAGTCATTCCAGAGGCAAGGACCGATTACAGAGAAGGCCAATCACCTTTACGGTTAAGTCTGGAGTGAGGAATTAAAAGAAGGTTCTGGTCACCAGATCTTAGGCTTCTCGAGGGGATGTACTGATGCAGCAATTCAGATAGCCGGGTGCTTGATTGTGtaatgatttaaaaacaaacaatatgattttaaaatgtattctaaaTTGAACAGGCAACCAAGTGATCGTgatcctttttttctttttttagaagAAATCTAGAGGCAGCATTTTGGACCTGTTGAAGAAGGAAGAAGGATGATGAGTTTTGAGCAGTGAAACATGGAAAGTGGGGTGAATCTTATACTCAGGAGGGAGCTGAAGctggtaggtgacggggttgatcggGCGGACAATGATGAAGCggccaatgaacctgggacttcctacagggcaggcgcatcctgatgtcttTCGTAGACAGCCAAATCTTCTGTCCTGGTTGGTAGTTGGGTGCGTCAGAAGGTCAAAGGTCAGCTGTCATCCTACGTCTGCGTAGGGCCCGTTGGAGTTGGAGAtgtgctgagtcccagaccctctcactctcccggaaccagtactCTACTGCAGAAACATCCGAGGGTTTCCCAGTCCAGGGAAACAGTGGAGGTTTATAGCCGAGAACGCACTGAAAGGGAGTGCGACCAGTGGTTGATTAGCGGAGCTTGGCCCAACCCAGGAACTGGTTCCAGAagtcctggtggccgtgacagaaggtatgTAGGAAACGGCTGATCTCCTGTATCTTCGGCTCTGTGTGCCAATTCATTTGGGGGTGGTAGCCAGAGGAAAGGCTTACAGTCACACCTAGGAGCTTGAAGAATGCTTTCCAGACTCTTGAGATGAATTGTGGCCCTCGGTCGGATACGATATCTTCAAGGAGTCCATAGTATctgaaaatacagttaaacattagttcagCAGTTTCCATAGCTGTGGGCAGTCCTCGTAAGGGGATTAGAGGACACAATTTCGAGAATCGGTCCACAACCACCAGAATGCATGTGCAGCCATTGGATACTGGAAGATCTGTGATGAGGAATCGACTCAGGGGCGATTCAGAATGGGCAGGGGTTGGAGTTTCCCGGAGGGAAAATGGCGTGGactcttggagatggcacatTCCCCGCACCCTTGCACAT
Proteins encoded in this window:
- the kiaa0753 gene encoding protein moonraker isoform X1; this translates as MISDFQRGSAMAIGEMGPVNREWIKKDSSVSHIAGLQTQLQFNDIAAPSVFNRATRVGPPSPIVIEKLIPRTERQDDMESCSSSLRLSVLSEERLQAAIRLAKKDLRRKRQESISHNSLEPVERSQIISPERSNTECSPHVVYPKMSGPKKQIKNGHQVLVYTPQEPNSQLKQGQTPTKDLDLRVNCNEPQLSQEIRKLQKELSTYVQRIEQLANKGRVVEVLEPDEKHRMEIRRQEQAARSARIIYVLQQQIKEIQEDLDKLRSQNVKHTKKSRAMDRLAAAHRGAVRAMQVFINQLSDPTESRVPTHCKELGQLIRQLSLCSAKVQVGQGSAIPETALDILQKLETLDSALSKQEAPRKRDIDLQIVNPVEKTSTWVRARSMSPPRPARDPAERTSQRPRKPAAAKKPGGSRLAGKSHRTSQALVKERNEVLKAGLESLIHNEKLREAEAQKPNKTTSANNQEHIKQAGHLRDASFQQPTVSSRLRENQVPQKEATVPWMPTSPHSPPRPHAMSSRPEPRCLFSPQKSPVKQKPQTNSSTQLSPSTHDRKQAQNEALRQAWLDRVTADRLRELNRLSKEEADRINKLRTTVGSPTQWAEKAERAVKERIQPLLDRAQVVEAGSHTFRERLKVADKPGARADVLSDALLEDLLEDAAQALWVTERQQVAETDAERQLQGPTLESMLLRMEEMERDQEDVRRRFAMISYSDPLIWEKGTDALRNISSSRPASPQPIRLTKPVLNAPGTADILLQKPVETGAASDTSMIDEECLTLNDPSHPVSAAGESTLGASLTVPPSMQRSIQKYRENHDAFLRLVSHEALGSFNPWAIADSLADELMAEALADVAAEFQDVCEEYAEAVFTSEFLQPVQSPTTSLS
- the kiaa0753 gene encoding protein moonraker isoform X2, producing the protein MISDFQRGSAMAIGEMGPVNREWIKKDSSVSHIAGLQTQLQFNDIAAPSVFNRATRVGPPSPIVIEKLIPRTERQDDMESCSSSLRLSVLSEERLQAAIRLAKKDLRRKRQESISHNSLEPVERSQIISPERSNTECSPHVVYPKMSGPKKQIKNGHQVLVYTPQEPNSQLKQGQTPTKDLDLRVNCNEPQLSQEIRKLQKELSTYVQRIEQLANKGRVVEVLEPDEKHRMEIRRQEQAARSARIIYVLQQQIKEIQEDLDKLRSQNVKHTKKSRAMDRLAAAHRGAVRAMQVFINQLSDPTESRVPTHCKELGQLIRQLSLCSAKVQVGQGSAIPETALDILQKLETLDSALSKQEAPRKRDIDLQIVNPVEKTSTWVRARSMSPPRPARDPAERTSQRPRKPAAAKKPGGSRLAGKSHRTSQALVKERNEVLKAGLESLIHNEKLREAEAQKPNKTTSANNQEHIKAGHLRDASFQQPTVSSRLRENQVPQKEATVPWMPTSPHSPPRPHAMSSRPEPRCLFSPQKSPVKQKPQTNSSTQLSPSTHDRKQAQNEALRQAWLDRVTADRLRELNRLSKEEADRINKLRTTVGSPTQWAEKAERAVKERIQPLLDRAQVVEAGSHTFRERLKVADKPGARADVLSDALLEDLLEDAAQALWVTERQQVAETDAERQLQGPTLESMLLRMEEMERDQEDVRRRFAMISYSDPLIWEKGTDALRNISSSRPASPQPIRLTKPVLNAPGTADILLQKPVETGAASDTSMIDEECLTLNDPSHPVSAAGESTLGASLTVPPSMQRSIQKYRENHDAFLRLVSHEALGSFNPWAIADSLADELMAEALADVAAEFQDVCEEYAEAVFTSEFLQPVQSPTTSLS